A region of Solanum dulcamara chromosome 7, daSolDulc1.2, whole genome shotgun sequence DNA encodes the following proteins:
- the LOC129895332 gene encoding transcription factor UNE10-like isoform X1, which translates to MNHCTVPTWNPMHQRQEQVVEAEEANKYPHVHNQQNPINHFLPMSSKCEEVAELTWEKGQLGMHGLGGILSMSQAKQTLGRTGDTLESIVHQATHHGKNQTSIHQNYDQNDDQDLKIGVLCSGGKWGESSQKMAPPRATVFAKKRMRPSESDPQYVGAGDHEYAERSACASASATFYRENDTTMVTWPSFDESSRSIKSKTTCDEDSACHGGGSQENKKEEHETKRSNSSRRSRAAAVHNQSERRRRDRINQRMKALQRLVPNASKTDKASMLDEVIDYLKQLQAQVQLMSSTARNIAPQMTMPFGMHQHIQMSLLARMGVGVGLGMGMGMFDMTALARAAAAATTTDQSLPTNIPFISPGAFGLQPAAPAIIPSATQANTVVRANTVIPDVTNTTTNSAPFTNPCSAFLPQSMDMDYFNNMAALYRQQLANQSADITGSKLNQGTRPNRS; encoded by the exons ATGAATCATTGTACGGTACCAACTTGGAATCCAATGCATCAAAGACAAGAACAAGTCGTAGAAGCAGAAGAGGCTAACAAATATCCTCACGTGCATAACCAGCAGAATCCAATTAATCATTTTCTCCCCAT GTCTAGTAAGTGTGAAGAAGTTGCAGAGCTGACATGGGAAAAGGGGCAGTTAGGAATGCATGGACTAGGGGGCATACTCTCCATGTCACAAGCAAAACAGACACTGGGAAGAACCGGCGATACATTAGAGTCCATTGTGCATCAAGCCACACACCACGGGAAGAATCAGActtcaattcatcaaaattatgaccaaaatgaTGATCAGGATCTGAAAATTGGTGTGCTGTGTAGTGGAGGAAAATGGGGTGAGAGTTCACAAAAAATGGCGCCTCCTCGAGCAACAGTGTTTGCTAAAAAGAGGATGAGACCATCAGAATCTGACCCCCAATATGTCGGAGCTGGTGATCATGAGTATGCAGAACGTAGCGCGTGTGCAAGTGCCAGCGCTACCTTCTATAGGGAGAATGACACCACCATGGTCACATGGCCTTCCTTTGATGAGTCTTCGCGTAGCATCAAGTCCAAAACCACTTGTGATGAAGATTCTGCTTGTCATGGTGGTGGCTCG CAGGAAAACAAGAAGGAAGAACATGAAACAAAAAGGTCCAACTCATCAAGACGTAGCCGAGCAGCAGCTGTTCATAACCAGTCAGAGCGG AGACGCCGAGACAGAATTAACCAAAGGATGAAAGCTCTGCAGAGATTGGTACCAAATGCAAGTAAG ACAGATAAAGCATCAATGCTTGATGAAGTGATAGACTACTTAAAGCAACTACAAGCGCAAGTTCAATTGATGAGCAGTACTGCAAGAAACATAGCACCACAAATGACAATGCCTTTTGGAATGCATCAACATATTCAGATGTCATTACTAGCGAGAATGGGCGTTGGTGTTGGTCTTGGCATGGGCATGGGGATGTTTGATATGACTGCTTTAGCTCGCGCTGCTGCTGCTGCCACAACCACTGATCAGTCTCTTCCCACTaatattccattcatctcaCCAGGAGCCTTTGGCCTGCAGCCTGCAGCCCCGGCTATTATTCCTTCAGCCACACAAGCTAATACTGTCGTCAGGGCTAATACTGTTATCCCTGACGTTACCAATACTACCACCAATTCCGCCCCTTTTACTAACCCTTGTAGCGCTTTTCTACCTCAA TCGATGGACATGGACTACTTCAACAACATGGCAGCTTTGTATCGGcagcaattagctaatcaatCTGCGGATATAACAGGCAGCAAGTTGAACCAGGGGACTAGACCAAACAGATCATAG
- the LOC129895332 gene encoding transcription factor UNE10-like isoform X2, translated as MNHCTVPTWNPMHQRQEQVVEAEEANKYPHVHNQQNPINHFLPMSSKCEEVAELTWEKGQLGMHGLGGILSMSQAKQTLGRTGDTLESIVHQATHHGKNQTSIHQNYDQNDDQDLKIGVLCSGGKWGESSQKMAPPRATVFAKKRMRPSESDPQYVGAGDHEYAERSACASASATFYRENDTTMVTWPSFDESSRSIKSKTTCDEDSACHGGGSENKKEEHETKRSNSSRRSRAAAVHNQSERRRRDRINQRMKALQRLVPNASKTDKASMLDEVIDYLKQLQAQVQLMSSTARNIAPQMTMPFGMHQHIQMSLLARMGVGVGLGMGMGMFDMTALARAAAAATTTDQSLPTNIPFISPGAFGLQPAAPAIIPSATQANTVVRANTVIPDVTNTTTNSAPFTNPCSAFLPQSMDMDYFNNMAALYRQQLANQSADITGSKLNQGTRPNRS; from the exons ATGAATCATTGTACGGTACCAACTTGGAATCCAATGCATCAAAGACAAGAACAAGTCGTAGAAGCAGAAGAGGCTAACAAATATCCTCACGTGCATAACCAGCAGAATCCAATTAATCATTTTCTCCCCAT GTCTAGTAAGTGTGAAGAAGTTGCAGAGCTGACATGGGAAAAGGGGCAGTTAGGAATGCATGGACTAGGGGGCATACTCTCCATGTCACAAGCAAAACAGACACTGGGAAGAACCGGCGATACATTAGAGTCCATTGTGCATCAAGCCACACACCACGGGAAGAATCAGActtcaattcatcaaaattatgaccaaaatgaTGATCAGGATCTGAAAATTGGTGTGCTGTGTAGTGGAGGAAAATGGGGTGAGAGTTCACAAAAAATGGCGCCTCCTCGAGCAACAGTGTTTGCTAAAAAGAGGATGAGACCATCAGAATCTGACCCCCAATATGTCGGAGCTGGTGATCATGAGTATGCAGAACGTAGCGCGTGTGCAAGTGCCAGCGCTACCTTCTATAGGGAGAATGACACCACCATGGTCACATGGCCTTCCTTTGATGAGTCTTCGCGTAGCATCAAGTCCAAAACCACTTGTGATGAAGATTCTGCTTGTCATGGTGGTGGCTCG GAAAACAAGAAGGAAGAACATGAAACAAAAAGGTCCAACTCATCAAGACGTAGCCGAGCAGCAGCTGTTCATAACCAGTCAGAGCGG AGACGCCGAGACAGAATTAACCAAAGGATGAAAGCTCTGCAGAGATTGGTACCAAATGCAAGTAAG ACAGATAAAGCATCAATGCTTGATGAAGTGATAGACTACTTAAAGCAACTACAAGCGCAAGTTCAATTGATGAGCAGTACTGCAAGAAACATAGCACCACAAATGACAATGCCTTTTGGAATGCATCAACATATTCAGATGTCATTACTAGCGAGAATGGGCGTTGGTGTTGGTCTTGGCATGGGCATGGGGATGTTTGATATGACTGCTTTAGCTCGCGCTGCTGCTGCTGCCACAACCACTGATCAGTCTCTTCCCACTaatattccattcatctcaCCAGGAGCCTTTGGCCTGCAGCCTGCAGCCCCGGCTATTATTCCTTCAGCCACACAAGCTAATACTGTCGTCAGGGCTAATACTGTTATCCCTGACGTTACCAATACTACCACCAATTCCGCCCCTTTTACTAACCCTTGTAGCGCTTTTCTACCTCAA TCGATGGACATGGACTACTTCAACAACATGGCAGCTTTGTATCGGcagcaattagctaatcaatCTGCGGATATAACAGGCAGCAAGTTGAACCAGGGGACTAGACCAAACAGATCATAG